From the genome of Sphingobacterium sp. UGAL515B_05:
GTATTATGGCGCCCAATTTATCTCTGATTTTACCAAAGGAAAACTCAAGATAGGCGAAACCCTTTCCTTAGGTTACATCCGCCGCAACTGGAGCGACAAAAATATCATCGATGCGCAAAAGTGGTCCTCGACATTACCGCTCTACGATGCCAACAGCAGCACTGGTTTTGCCGGAGCTGGCAATGGAACGGATGTTCAGAGTGCATTGGCAAATGCCCACCTCAATAAAAACGTCAATGACAATTTTTCGGTAAACGGCAATGCCTGGGCTACTTATGAGATTATAAAAGGCCTGGTTTACAAATTTAATATGGGGATCGACCTTAACCGGGTGCGGAATGAGGGGTATATAGGTAACTACGCTGTCGGACAATATCAAAATCATAGTCCGGATGAACTCAATATTTCGAGCAGTCAAAATAACCGCTGGTTGTTTGAAAATACGCTGACTTATGAAAATAATTTTGGCAAACATGCTATTTCGGCTTTGGCAGGTATTACTTCGGAAGAATCCCGTTATAATGCTGTCAATGCCGGTGCCCGCGGTTTGCCAAGTCCAGATGTTTTGATCCTTAATTCGGCTTCCTTGGCGAGTTCCCGTCTCGTGGGGTCAGGTGTGGGACAGTCTGCCATGTATTCCATGCTGGGCCGTGTCAACTATAATTATGATAACCGTTACCTATTGACATTTAACATGCGACGTGATGGATCGGCCAACTTTAGCAATCAATACCGCTATGGAAACTTTCCTTCGGTATCAGCGGGATGGCGGATCAGTCAGGAATCTTTCATGAAAGCATTTCCTGCGATCAGCGAATTGAAGATCCGTGGCAGTTATGGTCTTCTGGGTAATTCCGATATAGCGCAATATCAATATCAGCGGACGGTTAGTTTCGACCACGTCTGGTATTATTTGAACAATGTTATGGTTACGGGGGCTTTGCCGCAGACTCCTTCCAATCCGAATGTAAAATGGGAAAGCCAGTATTCAACTGACCTTGGTCTCGATCTGGAACTGTTTGACCATAAATTGGCCCTGACGGTCGATTATTATAACAAAAAGACTGAGGACATGTTGATCAATGTACCCATTTCGTTCACCGCAGGGTATGTCAACAACTTTCCTGTGCTGAATGCCGGCAGTATACGCAACCGGGGGTGGGATATCCTGGCTTCCTACAAAGATCAGGTCGGTAATTTTGGCTATCGTATCGGCGCCAATATTTCTTTTGTGAAAAACCGCGTGCTGAGTCTAGGCAACAATAATGAAATTTTATGGGGAAGTATCTCTCCTGGGGGTGAAAACGTCACAAGAACAGCAGTTGGTCGTTCGGTAGGGGAATTTTGGGGCTACACCACCAACGGTTTATATACCAGTCAGGCACAATTGGATGCCGATAAAGCTTTTGCACCCCACGCAGCATTGGGCGATATACGCTTCAATGACCGAAATGGCGACAAGGTCTTAAATGATCAGGATAAAGATTTTTTGGGAAGCCCAATACCTGATTTTAGCTACGGCTTCAATGCCGATGTAAACTACAGCAGTTCGATTGGCACATTTGATCTGTCGATGATGTGGCAGGGAAGCAAAGGAAACGATATCTACAACAATAGCCGCTACTGGGGCGAGGGAATGTACCACTACTACAATAATTTTGCATCGACTCTGGATCGTTATCGTGCGGAGGAGCTTGTCTTTAAAAATCCGGTATCTGGTGAAACTACGGCTTATCCAAAAAATACAGCTACTACTATTCCACGCGCTGTACTTGGCGACCCGAATCAAAATTTAAGGGCATCCAACAGGTTTGTGGAGGATGGTTCTTATTTGCGGCTCAAAGTCGTCAACATTGGTTACAGTTTTTCAAGTCCTAGACTTGAACGTTGGAAGATCGACCGACTGCGGTTTTACGTAGGCGCAAAAAACCTACTGACCTTTACCAAGTATTCAGGTTATGATCCTGAAGTGGGCTCGGGCGATACACGCTCCAATTTAAGCCGTGGAATTGACGGACAGACACCATGGGGGCTAAGCTTCCCGAATTCTAGGGAGTATTTTATGGGTATTCAATTCACATTTTAATTTTCATTTCGATACCATGAACAGACACTATATAAAAATGGCTGCTGCTGCTTTGTTGATACAGTTCTCGGGCTGTAAGCCAAATCTAGATCTCTCCAATCCGCAGGAATTGTCGACAGATACCTATTATAAAACAGCAGATCAATTGGAAAATTCGGTCATACCTGCCTATCAGGCACTGATCGGCCGTACACAGGGCGGATATGCTCGTAGTTTGTATTTCGAGCTCTTGGCACCCGGGGACGATTACAACCATACTTTTAAATGGGAACCCATGTATCAGGACACGTACAATACCCCTGCGAGCGATGGGATGGCAGCTCAGACCTGGAGAGATTTTTGGAACGGGGTGTTTGCGGCTAATTTAGCCATCGATCGGATTCAGAAGTTTGAAGGCGAAATAGATCAAAATAGAAAGAATCGGTTATTGGGGGAAGCGTATTTTTTGAGAGCACTGAACTATTTGCACCTGAGCATGTTGTTTGGCGAAACCATTCCGCTGATCAATAAACCTGTCGAGACCAACGAAGATTACTATCCCGGCAATGCACAGGCGGGGGCCGTATATGCCCTAATCGTGGATGACTTTAAGAGAGCATCGGAATTGTTGCCAACGCGGGCAGCACTCTATGCCGACAGTAAAATGATCGGTCGGGCAACCAAAGGTGCAGCACAGGCTTACTTGGCTAAAACCTACCTGTATAAACCTATCTTGGCGAAGGGACAGGCTGCAGATTTTGCAAATGCCGAGATCCAGTTGAAAAGCGTTATTGATAGCAAGGAGTATCAATTGATGTCTTCCTATAGGGACAATTTTTTGGAGTCGAAGGAGAATAACCAGGAATCTGTATTTGAGATACAGCTGTATAATGGGCCTGGCTGGCTTGGGGACGATATATCGAGTTCGTGGCGATGGCAGGAGATCGGCATGTTCGATGGTACCGGTGGTGCCTGGTGGAACTTGGCGCCCAATAAAATGGCACATGATGAATTTGAAGAAGGAGATCCCCGGAAATATATGACGCTTTGGTGCGAGAATGGTGCAAAGTTTACGCAGCTGGACGGTAAGGTCACGACCTATACGGACTGGATGAAAAACCTGGCGACCAATAAAGATTTCTTTGGTACCCGGAAATATTGTCCGGA
Proteins encoded in this window:
- a CDS encoding TonB-dependent receptor; this encodes MNRNYVSSFFCFPKERNRKVKWLLMASMLMGIGRLSAQEKVIHGKIISDQGKPIIGASIKVKDKTLSTSTNEKGEFVLKLNPGEVLIVSNVGYNQAEYVIGNSSEISIPLVAAEIAVDEVVVVGYGKQKKVDLTSSIAVVDTKDLVKVPGGTIATLQSAVPGVQVTNGAIRIRGVGSINGTDPLYVVDGMIGGAMPDENNIASIQVLKDAASSAIYGSRGANGVILVTTKRGKAGEVKLDYNAFAGIKNISHNIPLLNGQQLAELINEEMYNKDPSRKDYLAALSKPSDIGQGYNMMDELLQTGNYQRHNLSVSGGSQNANFRLSGIYATDKSIIIQDKNKYYGAQFISDFTKGKLKIGETLSLGYIRRNWSDKNIIDAQKWSSTLPLYDANSSTGFAGAGNGTDVQSALANAHLNKNVNDNFSVNGNAWATYEIIKGLVYKFNMGIDLNRVRNEGYIGNYAVGQYQNHSPDELNISSSQNNRWLFENTLTYENNFGKHAISALAGITSEESRYNAVNAGARGLPSPDVLILNSASLASSRLVGSGVGQSAMYSMLGRVNYNYDNRYLLTFNMRRDGSANFSNQYRYGNFPSVSAGWRISQESFMKAFPAISELKIRGSYGLLGNSDIAQYQYQRTVSFDHVWYYLNNVMVTGALPQTPSNPNVKWESQYSTDLGLDLELFDHKLALTVDYYNKKTEDMLINVPISFTAGYVNNFPVLNAGSIRNRGWDILASYKDQVGNFGYRIGANISFVKNRVLSLGNNNEILWGSISPGGENVTRTAVGRSVGEFWGYTTNGLYTSQAQLDADKAFAPHAALGDIRFNDRNGDKVLNDQDKDFLGSPIPDFSYGFNADVNYSSSIGTFDLSMMWQGSKGNDIYNNSRYWGEGMYHYYNNFASTLDRYRAEELVFKNPVSGETTAYPKNTATTIPRAVLGDPNQNLRASNRFVEDGSYLRLKVVNIGYSFSSPRLERWKIDRLRFYVGAKNLLTFTKYSGYDPEVGSGDTRSNLSRGIDGQTPWGLSFPNSREYFMGIQFTF
- a CDS encoding RagB/SusD family nutrient uptake outer membrane protein — translated: MNRHYIKMAAAALLIQFSGCKPNLDLSNPQELSTDTYYKTADQLENSVIPAYQALIGRTQGGYARSLYFELLAPGDDYNHTFKWEPMYQDTYNTPASDGMAAQTWRDFWNGVFAANLAIDRIQKFEGEIDQNRKNRLLGEAYFLRALNYLHLSMLFGETIPLINKPVETNEDYYPGNAQAGAVYALIVDDFKRASELLPTRAALYADSKMIGRATKGAAQAYLAKTYLYKPILAKGQAADFANAEIQLKSVIDSKEYQLMSSYRDNFLESKENNQESVFEIQLYNGPGWLGDDISSSWRWQEIGMFDGTGGAWWNLAPNKMAHDEFEEGDPRKYMTLWCENGAKFTQLDGKVTTYTDWMKNLATNKDFFGTRKYCPDVQIADFDNGNNDRIFRYSDVLLLYAECLNERGDIAGAKQYINLVRKRANNIVPDEQPHLWYQKSNGTIPDVDGLIAKGLVKNGVALNTIKSIIVHERFVEFLGEYQRYFDLLRWGMADPTWLEPLKKAGWSAKAMYYPFPQAELDNNKNLKGNDMNN